The Paenibacillus tianjinensis genome has a window encoding:
- a CDS encoding cob(I)yrinic acid a,c-diamide adenosyltransferase, whose amino-acid sequence MAIYTRTGDKGETSVIGGRVGKDDVRVEAYGTIDELNSFVGQARSLMEDDSFTDVREQLLEIQHELFDCGSDLAFVKLSENKFKVKSEMAERLEGWIDQLQAENPVLERFILPGGSQLSSVLHVCRTVCRRAERRAVTLGRSADINPEAVIYLNRLSDYFFALARTANTRLGIADVEYVRSKKVFRN is encoded by the coding sequence ATGGCGATTTATACGCGTACGGGAGATAAAGGAGAGACATCAGTGATCGGCGGCCGGGTAGGCAAGGACGATGTCCGCGTCGAGGCTTACGGCACGATCGATGAGCTCAACAGCTTTGTAGGGCAGGCCCGCAGCCTGATGGAGGATGACAGCTTCACCGATGTGCGTGAGCAGCTGCTGGAGATTCAGCATGAGCTGTTTGACTGCGGCTCGGATCTGGCTTTTGTGAAGCTAAGCGAGAATAAATTCAAGGTTAAAAGCGAAATGGCTGAGCGGCTGGAAGGCTGGATTGATCAGCTCCAGGCGGAGAATCCGGTGCTGGAACGGTTCATCCTGCCGGGCGGAAGCCAGTTATCTTCTGTGCTCCATGTTTGCCGTACAGTCTGCCGTCGTGCGGAACGGCGTGCGGTTACCCTTGGACGGAGTGCCGATATCAATCCGGAGGCGGTCATCTACCTGAACCGGCTGTCGGACTATTTCTTTGCGCTCGCACGGACGGCAAATACACGGCTGGGGATTGCTGACGTAGAATATGTGCGCAGTAAAAAGGTGTTCCGCAACTAA
- a CDS encoding spore coat protein, whose protein sequence is MYAQNGSAFMADEDLLTMILDDLKRTVREYTTAATESNCQTVRRVFNDLTMDTLRIQGDLFNQMSQMGFYQTPDKALRQAVDKQIQSAQQTQAKCQQFVQQKTGGAGNYTQAANVPLHQANVHSQNSYYM, encoded by the coding sequence GTGTACGCACAAAACGGATCGGCATTTATGGCAGATGAGGACCTGCTGACTATGATTCTGGATGACCTGAAACGGACAGTACGCGAGTATACGACAGCGGCTACCGAATCCAATTGTCAAACCGTGCGCCGGGTCTTCAATGACTTGACCATGGATACACTGCGTATTCAGGGGGATCTGTTCAACCAGATGTCTCAGATGGGATTCTATCAAACACCAGACAAAGCCCTTCGCCAAGCTGTGGACAAGCAGATTCAAAGCGCCCAGCAAACGCAAGCAAAATGCCAGCAGTTCGTACAGCAGAAGACAGGCGGGGCCGGAAATTATACTCAGGCGGCAAATGTACCGCTGCACCAGGCAAATGTGCATAGCCAAAACTCTTACTATATGTAA
- a CDS encoding flavocytochrome c: MKKKTAAALLLVLSVILIIAGCGNNSSNSASESKSKNSTATATNAPKETEAVSGASEASYTPLDQLKDNYDIIIIGAGGAGMSAALEAKAKGMNPVIFEKMPVAGGNTTKSSSGMNASETKFQKEQGIEDSNDLFYNETLKGGHDTNDKEMLRFFVDQSASAIDWLDSIGIRLNNITITGGMNEKRTHRPEDGSAVGQYLVKGLVQNVQDQGIPLFVNADVKEITQQDGKVNGVKVLFNQADEKTITAAAVVVTTGGFGANTDMITEVRPDLKGYVTTNQIGSTGDGIKMIEKVGGTTVDMDQIQVHPTVQQEKSYLIGEAVRGEGAILVSSEGKRFTNELDTRDKVTAAINTLAEKSAYLVFDSGVKSRVKAIGQYEKMGFVIHGDTPQALAEAMKVPADQLQTTVDTWNSAVKNKQDAEFGRTTGMDNDLSAGPYYAIKIGPGVHYTMGGVKINTNTEVLDKDGNPITGLFAAGEVTGGLHGQNRIGGNSVAEIIIFGRQAGIKSAEFVKAQ; encoded by the coding sequence ATGAAAAAGAAAACAGCAGCCGCTCTTCTTCTCGTTCTCTCCGTTATACTTATTATCGCGGGATGCGGTAACAACAGCAGCAATAGCGCAAGTGAGAGCAAGAGCAAGAACAGCACGGCAACCGCAACTAACGCGCCAAAAGAAACAGAAGCTGTTTCGGGGGCATCCGAAGCAAGCTATACACCGCTCGATCAATTGAAAGATAACTATGACATTATCATTATCGGTGCCGGCGGGGCAGGCATGTCTGCAGCGCTTGAAGCGAAGGCAAAGGGCATGAATCCGGTTATTTTTGAAAAAATGCCGGTTGCCGGCGGAAATACAACGAAATCCTCTTCGGGAATGAACGCTTCCGAAACCAAATTCCAGAAAGAGCAGGGGATTGAGGACAGCAATGATCTTTTCTATAATGAGACGCTAAAAGGCGGTCACGATACCAACGACAAAGAAATGCTCCGTTTCTTCGTTGATCAGTCCGCGAGTGCGATTGACTGGCTGGATTCGATCGGAATCCGTTTGAACAATATTACGATTACCGGCGGTATGAACGAAAAACGTACACACCGTCCTGAGGACGGGTCTGCTGTAGGCCAATACCTGGTTAAAGGTCTGGTGCAAAATGTTCAGGACCAAGGCATTCCGCTGTTTGTAAATGCCGATGTGAAAGAAATTACTCAGCAGGACGGTAAAGTAAACGGCGTTAAGGTCCTGTTTAACCAGGCTGACGAGAAAACGATCACTGCAGCAGCAGTTGTTGTGACCACCGGCGGTTTCGGTGCCAATACGGATATGATCACTGAAGTCAGACCCGATCTCAAAGGATACGTGACTACCAACCAGATTGGCAGCACGGGTGACGGCATTAAGATGATTGAGAAGGTTGGCGGTACGACGGTGGATATGGATCAAATCCAGGTTCATCCGACCGTGCAGCAGGAGAAATCCTATCTCATCGGGGAAGCGGTTCGCGGCGAAGGGGCTATTCTTGTTTCGAGTGAAGGCAAACGGTTCACAAATGAACTGGACACCCGTGATAAAGTCACTGCGGCAATCAATACACTAGCTGAAAAGTCTGCTTATCTTGTATTTGATTCCGGTGTTAAATCCCGTGTGAAAGCCATCGGGCAATATGAGAAAATGGGATTTGTGATCCATGGGGATACACCTCAAGCTTTAGCTGAGGCCATGAAGGTTCCGGCAGACCAGCTGCAAACTACAGTGGACACTTGGAACAGCGCTGTGAAAAATAAACAGGATGCCGAATTCGGCAGAACAACAGGCATGGACAATGACCTGTCCGCAGGTCCTTACTATGCCATCAAAATTGGCCCGGGAGTTCACTACACTATGGGCGGTGTAAAGATCAACACCAATACCGAAGTTCTGGATAAAGACGGTAATCCGATTACCGGCCTGTTTGCAGCAGGTGAAGTAACGGGCGGGCTGCATGGCCAGAACCGGATCGGAGGCAACTCTGTTGCCGAGATTATTATCTTTGGCCGTCAGGCAGGAATTAAATCCGCTGAATTCGTAAAAGCACAATAA
- a CDS encoding Lrp/AsnC family transcriptional regulator: MKEMDELKRKVLELLKEDARSSTALMATLLGAEEEDIKTVIAQMEKDHVIVKYATVVNWDKVDDERVTALIEVQITPERGRGFEGIAERIYLYPQVKSVYLMSGAYDLLVEVEGRNLREVANFVSEKLSPIDSVLSTKTNFTLKKYKQDGIIFEEHEEDNRLLISP; encoded by the coding sequence ATGAAGGAAATGGACGAATTGAAGCGGAAAGTGCTGGAACTGCTCAAGGAGGACGCTCGAAGCTCTACGGCGCTGATGGCGACCCTGCTTGGAGCGGAAGAAGAAGATATTAAGACCGTTATCGCGCAAATGGAAAAGGACCACGTTATTGTGAAATATGCTACTGTTGTGAACTGGGATAAGGTGGACGACGAGCGGGTAACCGCGTTGATCGAAGTACAGATTACTCCGGAACGCGGCCGCGGCTTTGAGGGTATAGCCGAACGGATCTACCTGTATCCGCAGGTGAAATCGGTCTATTTAATGTCAGGGGCATATGATCTGCTGGTGGAAGTGGAAGGACGCAACCTCCGTGAGGTCGCTAATTTTGTCTCTGAGAAGCTCTCCCCGATTGATTCTGTACTCTCGACCAAAACCAACTTTACGCTCAAAAAATACAAACAGGACGGTATCATCTTTGAAGAGCATGAAGAGGACAATCGTCTGCTGATATCTCCGTAA
- a CDS encoding aminotransferase class I/II-fold pyridoxal phosphate-dependent enzyme — protein MITNNQKQTGESGKSMNSYLAPLVQQIQPSGIRKFFDLAAGSKDIISLGVGEPDFKTPWHVREACVYSLERGFTGYTSNAGMPELREGIANYLHSRFAVEYNPANQIIATVGGSEAIDLALRALISPGDEILIPEPCYISYSPITAIGGGIPVGIETFGENHFKLTAEALEAKITPRSKILILCYPSNPTGAIMSREDWEPIAKVVEKHDLIVISDEIYAELTYGSNHVSFPSLPGMMDRTILVSGFSKAFAMTGWRMGYACGHPDLISAMLKIHQYTVMCAPSMGQVAALEALTNGMEEKDRMTDSYNQRRRLIVKGLRDAGLDCHEPQGAFYAFPSIQRTGLTSDQFAQRLLLEYKVAAVPGSVFGLGGEGYLRCSYATSVSQLNEAIERIGAFVSQLERERTEYDG, from the coding sequence ATGATCACGAATAACCAGAAGCAAACCGGAGAATCAGGTAAATCCATGAATTCGTATCTGGCACCGCTGGTTCAGCAGATCCAGCCGTCGGGTATACGCAAGTTTTTTGATCTGGCGGCAGGGAGTAAAGACATCATCTCACTGGGTGTCGGCGAACCGGATTTCAAGACGCCATGGCATGTCAGGGAAGCTTGTGTGTATTCGCTGGAAAGAGGCTTTACCGGCTATACCTCAAATGCGGGTATGCCGGAGCTGCGCGAAGGCATAGCGAATTATCTGCATTCACGGTTTGCAGTAGAGTATAATCCTGCGAACCAAATTATTGCGACGGTTGGCGGCAGTGAAGCGATCGATCTGGCGCTCCGCGCCTTAATCTCGCCTGGTGATGAAATTCTGATTCCCGAGCCTTGTTATATTTCTTATTCTCCGATTACTGCAATTGGCGGCGGGATACCGGTCGGGATTGAAACCTTTGGCGAGAATCACTTCAAATTGACGGCAGAAGCGCTTGAAGCGAAAATTACGCCGCGTTCCAAGATTCTGATACTCTGTTATCCAAGCAATCCGACAGGAGCGATTATGAGCCGGGAGGATTGGGAACCGATTGCCAAGGTTGTGGAGAAGCATGATCTTATCGTGATTTCAGATGAAATCTACGCCGAGCTGACCTATGGAAGCAACCATGTAAGCTTCCCTTCGCTTCCGGGCATGATGGACCGGACGATTCTGGTCAGCGGCTTCTCCAAGGCCTTTGCTATGACCGGATGGCGGATGGGATATGCCTGTGGCCATCCTGATCTGATCTCTGCCATGCTGAAGATCCACCAGTACACCGTCATGTGCGCCCCTTCCATGGGCCAGGTTGCCGCCTTGGAGGCTCTGACCAACGGCATGGAGGAAAAGGACCGGATGACCGATTCGTACAACCAGCGGCGCCGTCTGATTGTCAAAGGCCTGCGTGATGCCGGATTGGACTGTCATGAACCGCAGGGCGCGTTTTACGCTTTTCCGAGCATCCAGCGGACCGGACTTACCTCCGATCAATTTGCTCAGCGACTGCTGCTGGAGTATAAAGTTGCCGCTGTGCCGGGCAGCGTATTCGGCTTAGGAGGAGAAGGCTATCTGCGCTGTTCCTACGCAACCTCCGTATCGCAGCTGAATGAAGCCATCGAACGGATAGGTGCTTTTGTCTCACAGCTGGAACGGGAACGGACGGAATATGACGGTTAG
- a CDS encoding NAD(P)/FAD-dependent oxidoreductase produces MNLISGQLPWESTLPNPPAYPSLEGDITCDCLIVGAGMGGAMTAYRLSLSGADIVLIDKRATGNGSSHANTGLLQIANDKSLTSCINTFGEEQGVLFYKLCKRALGKILELPDQLDIDPLIIPRSSLLYASTPEDVPLLLQEYETLTAHGFDAEFWDEDKVRAHYAFSKPAALYSSGDAETNPFRTVHSLISKAHSRGVNIFEHTKARHYEFSAEGVTCYTDQGRIFAKHVIFAMGYETQEMKKDRGAKLINTYAMKTRPLKKLPKWHEQSLIWETARPYLYFRTTPDGCIIAGGKDEQLTTPERREVRVISQSRRLLEELEALFPEIRGVEVEYCWGGVFGSTRDGLPYVGPHPEFPHCYFIEGYGGNGTVYSMIASELLADTLAGKYRPELELFSLTRTAKPSPAPAVQT; encoded by the coding sequence ATGAACCTGATCAGCGGGCAGCTGCCCTGGGAATCGACATTACCTAATCCGCCGGCTTATCCTTCACTGGAAGGAGATATCACCTGCGATTGTCTGATCGTCGGCGCAGGTATGGGCGGAGCTATGACCGCTTACCGTCTATCCCTCAGCGGGGCAGATATTGTCCTGATTGATAAAAGGGCTACCGGCAACGGCAGCTCCCACGCTAACACCGGCCTTCTGCAAATCGCCAATGACAAGTCGCTGACCTCTTGCATCAACACGTTCGGTGAAGAACAAGGGGTACTGTTCTATAAGCTGTGCAAGAGGGCCTTAGGCAAGATTCTGGAGCTGCCGGACCAGCTGGACATCGATCCGCTGATTATTCCCCGCAGCTCCCTGCTGTATGCGAGCACTCCCGAGGATGTTCCTCTACTTCTGCAGGAATACGAAACCCTGACGGCACACGGCTTTGACGCAGAATTCTGGGATGAGGACAAGGTGCGTGCCCATTACGCTTTTTCCAAGCCTGCGGCTTTGTATTCCAGTGGTGATGCGGAAACCAACCCTTTCCGTACTGTCCACAGCCTGATCAGCAAGGCACATTCCCGCGGAGTTAACATATTTGAGCACACTAAAGCCCGGCATTATGAGTTCAGCGCGGAAGGAGTTACCTGTTACACTGACCAAGGGCGGATCTTTGCTAAACATGTGATTTTTGCGATGGGGTATGAGACACAGGAAATGAAAAAAGACCGGGGGGCCAAGCTGATCAACACGTATGCTATGAAGACCCGGCCCCTAAAAAAGCTTCCCAAGTGGCATGAACAAAGTCTGATCTGGGAAACGGCCCGGCCTTACCTGTATTTCCGCACAACCCCGGACGGATGCATTATTGCCGGAGGCAAAGATGAGCAGCTGACGACTCCGGAACGGCGGGAGGTACGAGTTATTTCACAGAGCCGGCGGCTGCTGGAAGAGCTTGAAGCGCTGTTCCCGGAAATCAGGGGAGTAGAAGTGGAATACTGCTGGGGGGGAGTTTTCGGCTCCACCCGCGACGGGCTGCCGTATGTGGGGCCGCATCCGGAGTTCCCCCATTGTTATTTCATTGAAGGCTATGGCGGTAACGGAACGGTCTATAGCATGATTGCCTCTGAACTGCTCGCCGATACTCTTGCCGGCAAATACCGGCCCGAGCTTGAGCTGTTCTCGCTGACACGGACCGCCAAGCCGTCCCCTGCTCCTGCAGTTCAGACCTAA
- a CDS encoding aspartyl-phosphate phosphatase Spo0E family protein, giving the protein MLIGDYYLPSYSGDCYPGSGQRSSDTDAAARKLSLEHEILILRSRMEQLFMQEQSFTSQHVIEISCLLDLKINEYMKESYRSL; this is encoded by the coding sequence GTGCTCATCGGCGATTATTACTTGCCTTCCTACAGCGGGGATTGTTATCCGGGAAGCGGCCAACGCTCCTCGGACACTGATGCTGCTGCCCGCAAGCTTTCTCTGGAACATGAGATTCTGATCCTGCGCAGCAGGATGGAGCAGCTCTTCATGCAGGAGCAATCCTTCACTTCGCAGCATGTGATCGAAATCAGCTGTCTGCTGGATCTCAAAATCAATGAATATATGAAGGAATCATACCGCAGCCTCTAG